A stretch of the Metopolophium dirhodum isolate CAU chromosome 8, ASM1992520v1, whole genome shotgun sequence genome encodes the following:
- the LOC132951424 gene encoding uncharacterized protein LOC132951424, translating to MISHYQSHPRSGSTPAGTGVVQINLNHCWAAQQLLLQTMAERGATLAVLSDYNRAMGDSDHWVGSSDGKCAVYVSAKSDAVIADQGAGIGFAWARVGTVTVYSCYCSPNCSLQEFDLFLCGLEGSIRRHPVATASLIVAGDFNSHSAEWGSATNDARGAMLSDFASTLGLVVRNIGTQPTYRRVNASSVIDVTFMRAAHNSRLAISDWEVLDDVYSASDHNYIYYVFTFPVVDTAPPESAATRLPGWSIKKLNPDAANVLWNLTGPPRPLLADASAAKHAERLNDLLTATCEAAMPRRTIFQKRRRVHWWNLT from the coding sequence ATGATCAGCCACTACCAGAGTCACCCCCGGAGCGGTTCCACACCAGCGGGGACGGGTGTagtacaaattaatttgaacCACTGCTGGGCGGCGCAACAGCTTCTGCTGCAGACGATGGCCGAGAGAGGCGCGACGCTGGCGGTTTTATCGGACTACAACAGGGCCATGGGCGACTCTGATCACTGGGTCGGTAGCAGTGATGGCAAGTGTGCGGTATACGTTTCAGCCAAGTCTGACGCGGTCATCGCCGACCAAGGTGCCGGCATCGGCTTCGCCTGGGCGAGGGTCGGGACGGTTACGGTGTACAGCTGCTACTGTTCGCCGAACTGCTCCCTTCAGGAATTCGACCTCTTCCTGTGTGGTCTAGAAGGGTCGATACGTCGCCATCCTGTTGCGACTGCGAGTCTAATTGTGGCCGGCGACTTCAACTCGCATTCCGCGGAGTGGGGTTCGGCGACAAACGACGCGAGAGGGGCAATGCTGTCCGATTTCGCCTCGACTTTGGGCCTGGTCGTTAGGAACATTGGCACACAGCCGACGTATAGAAGGGTCAACGCGTCGTCAGTCATTGACGTCACCTTCATGCGCGCTGCACACAACAGCCGCCTAGCTATCTCGGACTGGGAGGTCTTAGATGATGTCTACTCCGCTAGTGACCACAACTATATATACTACGTATTTACGTTTCCTGTGGTTGATACAGCTCCGCCCGAATCAGCGGCTACACGGTTACCGGGGTGGTCCATCAAAAAGTTAAACCCTGACGCGGCCAACGTCCTCTGGAACCTGACTGGACCTCCACGCCCGTTGCTGGCCGACGCCTCCGCTGCAAAGCACGCCGAGAGGCTCAACGACCTCCTGACAGCTACGTGCGAAGCGGCTATGCCACGTAGAACAATCTTCCAGAAGAGGCGGAGAGTACACTGgtggaacctaacctaa